The genome window TGCACCAGACCCCGGAGCAGATAGCCAGCGCGGCAATACAAGAGGACGTAGACCTGGTCGGTCTCAGTTGTCTTTCCGGCGCTCACATGCACCTCTTCAGCGAGGTGGTCCGGCAGCTTCGTGAGAGCGGCGGCGGTGACATACCCGTCGTTGGTGGGGGAATCATCCCCGCGGAAGACATCCCCAGGCTCAAGGAAGCGGGCATAAGTAAGGTCTTTCTGCCGGGGGAGACTATTCTGGAGATAGTGAATTGGGTCAGAGAGAACATCAGGCCGGCAGCATGACCGGGGAGCATTCCGTGAACGGGAAGCAGCGGCCTGACCTGTCAGGAGAG of Dehalococcoidales bacterium contains these proteins:
- a CDS encoding cobalamin B12-binding domain-containing protein — encoded protein: MSEETTKSRANSHVNSSSNSRRVLLGKPGLDGHDRGIKIIARGFRDAGFEVIYTGLHQTPEQIASAAIQEDVDLVGLSCLSGAHMHLFSEVVRQLRESGGGDIPVVGGGIIPAEDIPRLKEAGISKVFLPGETILEIVNWVRENIRPAA